One window from the genome of Micromonospora aurantiaca ATCC 27029 encodes:
- a CDS encoding class I SAM-dependent DNA methyltransferase, whose translation MEGFEIFTYGDAVADVFDGTGWAGDPGDTEETIEWLAENAGGGPVLELGVGTGRVAVPLARRGIEVHGIDASEGMLTQLRDKPGGELVHVHVQDFTDFTLPYKFSLAYAVFDTLPFITDQEEQIRCFQKVADVLEPGGRFVIQTSIPDPARYDRNQRTQTVRVEKDHVVMTFTRRERISQCSSIQFAVLRPDGIRFFPMRIRTVMPSEMDLMARLGGLTMESRWGHWDGRPLRDSDERHITVYRK comes from the coding sequence GTGGAAGGCTTCGAGATCTTCACCTACGGGGACGCCGTCGCCGACGTCTTCGACGGGACGGGATGGGCCGGCGACCCGGGTGACACCGAGGAGACGATCGAGTGGCTCGCCGAGAACGCCGGCGGCGGGCCTGTGCTCGAACTCGGCGTCGGCACCGGCCGGGTCGCCGTCCCGCTGGCCCGCAGGGGCATCGAGGTGCACGGCATCGACGCGTCGGAGGGGATGCTGACGCAGCTGCGCGACAAACCCGGCGGCGAACTGGTGCACGTGCACGTGCAGGACTTCACCGACTTCACGCTGCCGTACAAGTTCTCGCTGGCGTACGCGGTCTTCGACACGCTGCCGTTCATCACCGACCAGGAGGAGCAGATCCGCTGCTTCCAGAAGGTCGCCGACGTCCTGGAGCCGGGCGGGCGGTTCGTGATCCAGACGTCGATCCCCGACCCGGCGCGGTACGACCGCAACCAGCGCACCCAGACCGTACGGGTGGAGAAGGACCACGTCGTGATGACGTTCACCCGGCGCGAGCGGATCTCCCAGTGCTCGTCGATCCAGTTCGCGGTTCTGCGGCCCGACGGCATCCGGTTCTTCCCGATGCGCATCCGCACCGTCATGCCGTCGGAGATGGACCTGATGGCCCGCCTCGGCGGGCTCACCATGGAGTCGCGCTGGGGTCACTGGGACGGACGACCACTGCGCGACTCCGACGAGCGGCACATCACCGTCTACCGCAAGTAG
- a CDS encoding VOC family protein → MAVGRLAAVTLDCSEIAPLVAFYREAAGLEPVHESESGAFLSNGDGVAVALQRVENYRRPEWPGQTVPQQLHLDLAVDDIETAETELLRLGATKPADQPGDAKWRVFLDPAGHPFCASVWD, encoded by the coding sequence ATGGCTGTCGGTCGCTTGGCGGCGGTAACACTGGATTGTTCCGAAATCGCCCCGCTGGTGGCCTTCTACCGGGAAGCGGCCGGCCTCGAGCCGGTGCACGAGTCGGAGTCCGGCGCGTTCCTCAGCAACGGTGACGGCGTCGCCGTGGCGTTGCAGCGGGTGGAGAACTACCGGCGTCCGGAGTGGCCCGGGCAGACGGTTCCCCAGCAACTGCACCTCGACCTGGCCGTCGACGACATCGAGACGGCCGAGACCGAGCTGCTGCGCCTGGGTGCGACGAAGCCCGCCGACCAGCCCGGCGACGCGAAGTGGCGGGTCTTCCTCGACCCGGCCGGTCACCCGTTCTGCGCCTCGGTCTGGGACTGA
- a CDS encoding DUF3224 domain-containing protein, which produces MSTATASFTLDSWDEDEWQETPDGMKFSRASVTKTYSGELEGTSRAQFLFAYGKGGAGYVGHEVIEVSIGGSKGSFMLQHQAVGLMSDEEGGAEWHIVPGTGTEGLAGIQGTATMRKLEDGSHTFTLNYELLDELV; this is translated from the coding sequence GTGAGCACCGCGACTGCTTCATTTACGCTCGACTCCTGGGACGAAGACGAGTGGCAGGAGACCCCCGACGGCATGAAATTCTCGCGGGCCTCGGTCACCAAGACGTATTCCGGTGAACTCGAGGGCACCAGCCGCGCGCAGTTCCTGTTCGCCTATGGCAAGGGCGGCGCCGGATACGTCGGTCACGAAGTGATCGAGGTGTCGATCGGCGGTTCCAAGGGCAGTTTCATGCTCCAGCACCAGGCCGTCGGGTTGATGAGCGACGAGGAGGGCGGCGCCGAGTGGCACATCGTGCCGGGGACCGGCACCGAGGGGCTCGCCGGCATCCAGGGCACCGCCACCATGCGCAAGCTGGAGGACGGCAGCCACACCTTCACGCTGAACTACGAACTCCTCGACGAGCTCGTCTGA
- a CDS encoding ABC transporter ATP-binding protein: MIEISGLRVEDTAGRAVLENLSLRVAEGERVAVVGESGAGKTTLAMALVGAVRRGLRVAGGTVVVDGHGVLTASGAEVRRVRRRVLAYLPQDPPSALSPTLRVRAQIRELAADRSDAAVSRGLVEVGLPGDRAFLRRYPHQLSGGQQQRLALARLLAGDPRGLVLDEPTTGLDGLVRKQVLDQLDRLSADRGLAVVFVTHDLAAAARMTDRLIVLRGGVVVEEGPTAQVLARPAAAYTRDLLAAVPDLPAEMRRRAATPVRGAEVLTVSGLTVPRGGRVVLDDVSLRLRAGEALALLGTSGCGKTTLARAVVGTLRPSSGRVTLSGEVLEPTLGRRPVHQRRRMQLIPQDSGGSLNPRRPVGAAIGRVVRLAGGMTAEAVAAETRRLMGLVGLPGELASRLPRELSGGQRQRVAIARALAAGADVLVCDEITSNLDAQVAASVLALLDSLRRTLGLAVLIVTHDLGVIARNADRVAVLSGGRIVEEGTVEQVFGNPRHEASRMLLDAARPVTAVADVP, encoded by the coding sequence ATGATCGAGATCAGTGGGCTGCGGGTCGAGGACACCGCCGGCCGGGCCGTCCTGGAGAACCTGTCGTTGCGCGTCGCCGAGGGTGAGCGGGTCGCCGTCGTGGGCGAGTCCGGGGCGGGCAAGACGACACTGGCGATGGCCCTCGTCGGCGCGGTACGGCGCGGACTGCGGGTGGCCGGGGGCACGGTCGTGGTCGACGGGCACGGCGTGCTGACGGCCTCCGGCGCCGAGGTACGCCGGGTCCGGCGGCGGGTGCTGGCGTACCTTCCGCAGGACCCGCCGTCGGCGCTGAGCCCGACGCTGCGGGTCCGGGCGCAGATCCGGGAACTGGCCGCGGACCGGTCCGACGCGGCCGTGAGCCGAGGGCTGGTCGAGGTGGGCCTGCCGGGCGACCGGGCCTTCCTGCGCCGGTACCCGCACCAGCTCTCGGGCGGCCAGCAGCAACGCCTGGCGCTGGCCCGGCTGCTGGCCGGCGACCCGCGCGGCCTGGTGCTGGACGAGCCGACGACGGGCCTGGACGGGCTGGTGCGCAAGCAGGTGCTCGACCAGCTGGACCGGCTCTCCGCCGACCGCGGGCTGGCGGTCGTGTTCGTCACCCACGACCTCGCCGCGGCCGCCCGGATGACCGATCGCCTGATCGTGCTGCGGGGCGGCGTCGTGGTCGAGGAGGGGCCGACAGCGCAGGTGCTCGCCCGCCCGGCCGCCGCGTACACCCGGGACCTGCTCGCCGCGGTGCCGGACCTGCCGGCCGAGATGCGCCGCCGCGCCGCCACGCCGGTGCGGGGCGCGGAGGTCCTGACCGTGTCCGGGCTGACCGTGCCGCGCGGGGGGCGGGTCGTCCTGGACGACGTGTCCCTGCGGTTGCGCGCCGGCGAGGCGCTGGCCCTGCTCGGCACGTCGGGCTGCGGCAAGACGACGCTCGCCCGGGCCGTCGTCGGGACGCTGCGCCCCAGCTCGGGCCGGGTGACGCTGTCGGGCGAGGTCCTGGAGCCGACGCTCGGGCGCCGGCCGGTGCACCAGCGACGCCGCATGCAGCTCATCCCGCAGGACTCCGGCGGGTCGCTGAACCCGCGGCGGCCGGTGGGCGCGGCGATCGGCCGGGTGGTCCGCCTGGCCGGTGGGATGACGGCCGAGGCGGTGGCGGCGGAGACCCGCCGGCTGATGGGGCTCGTCGGCCTGCCGGGGGAGCTGGCGTCGCGGCTGCCGCGGGAGCTGTCCGGCGGGCAGCGGCAACGCGTCGCGATCGCCCGCGCGCTCGCCGCCGGGGCCGACGTGCTCGTCTGCGACGAGATCACGTCGAACCTCGACGCCCAGGTGGCGGCCTCGGTCCTGGCCCTGCTCGACTCGCTGCGGCGGACCCTGGGCCTGGCGGTGCTCATCGTGACGCACGACCTCGGTGTGATCGCCCGCAACGCGGACCGGGTCGCCGTGCTCAGCGGCGGGCGGATCGTCGAGGAGGGCACCGTCGAGCAGGTGTTCGGCAACCCGCGCCACGAGGCGAGCAGGATGCTGCTGGACGCCGCGCGGCCCGTCACGGCGGTGGCGGACGTGCCGTGA
- a CDS encoding ABC transporter permease, giving the protein MRAARWLLAGTAVAVVLLVLGVALFGPLFAGEPERIVGLPYSAPTAGSPLGTDSAGRDVLDRVLAGGRPLVAVPVVATILATVLGLVLGLVGGYFAGITDAVVSRLDYLLLGLPPVLILLVLLHGWGYSATTMIIVVVLTGTPFVSRVTRAETLRAVEDGYVVAAYAGGDSHLSVIVREILPNIVRPVLADFGTRLAIAVTLTAAAAFLGFGSSGPNWGAMISQNVEGIQLTPWGVAVPAILLGVLTVAANLGIDRIVGRVLR; this is encoded by the coding sequence ATGAGGGCCGCGCGGTGGCTGCTCGCCGGGACGGCCGTGGCCGTGGTGCTGTTGGTGCTGGGCGTGGCGCTGTTCGGCCCGTTGTTCGCCGGCGAGCCGGAGCGGATCGTCGGGTTGCCCTACAGCGCCCCGACGGCCGGCAGCCCGCTGGGCACCGACAGCGCCGGACGGGACGTGCTGGACCGGGTGCTGGCCGGTGGCCGGCCGCTGGTGGCCGTGCCGGTGGTGGCGACGATCCTGGCCACCGTGCTCGGCCTGGTGCTGGGCCTGGTCGGCGGCTACTTCGCCGGGATCACCGACGCCGTGGTGTCCCGGCTGGACTACCTGCTGCTGGGCCTGCCGCCGGTGCTGATCCTGCTGGTGCTGCTGCACGGCTGGGGGTACAGCGCCACCACGATGATCATCGTGGTGGTGCTGACCGGCACGCCGTTCGTCTCCCGGGTCACCAGGGCCGAGACGCTCCGCGCGGTCGAGGACGGGTACGTGGTGGCCGCCTACGCCGGCGGTGACTCGCACCTGTCGGTGATCGTCCGGGAGATCCTGCCGAACATCGTCCGGCCGGTGCTCGCCGACTTCGGCACCCGCCTCGCCATCGCGGTCACGCTGACGGCGGCGGCGGCGTTCCTCGGCTTCGGCTCCAGCGGCCCGAACTGGGGGGCCATGATCAGCCAGAACGTCGAGGGCATCCAGCTCACCCCGTGGGGCGTCGCGGTGCCGGCGATCCTGCTCGGTGTGCTCACCGTCGCCGCGAACCTCGGCATCGACCGGATCGTCGGGCGGGTGCTGCGATGA
- a CDS encoding ABC transporter permease, protein MTALGFLARRLLATVATLFAVAVVLFAGSEVLPGDAASASLGPDATIEEVAQRRAELGVDRPWPVRFVEWGTAALRLDLGTSTSMHRPVVDVVAEPLAATGLLVGLTAAVTVPLAMGLGLLTGLRPGGRVDRAVSAVAVVAVSIPQFVTAGLLVLVFADLWPLLPAISLPPLGGGPLDRPEILVLPVVALTLFGAAWASRIVRATVIDADAMPHVEAARLAGLPERVVVARHLLPAAAPPCAQTFAWLLSGLFGGTTVVEVVFNYPGLSQTLVAAVRNHDTAVLEGVGLLLAAIILVSFIVADLLVLAVDPRLRVAAR, encoded by the coding sequence GTGACCGCGCTCGGGTTCCTGGCCCGACGGCTGCTGGCGACGGTGGCCACGCTGTTCGCGGTGGCGGTGGTGCTCTTCGCCGGCTCGGAGGTGCTCCCGGGTGACGCCGCGTCGGCGTCACTCGGGCCCGACGCCACCATCGAGGAGGTCGCGCAGCGCCGGGCCGAACTCGGCGTCGACCGGCCCTGGCCGGTGCGGTTCGTCGAGTGGGGGACCGCGGCGCTGCGCCTCGACCTGGGCACCAGCACCTCGATGCACCGGCCGGTGGTGGACGTCGTGGCCGAGCCGCTGGCCGCCACCGGCCTCCTGGTCGGGCTCACCGCGGCGGTGACGGTGCCGCTGGCGATGGGACTGGGGCTGCTCACCGGGCTGCGGCCGGGCGGCCGGGTGGACCGGGCGGTGTCGGCCGTCGCGGTGGTGGCGGTGTCGATCCCGCAGTTCGTCACCGCCGGCCTGCTCGTGCTGGTGTTCGCCGACCTGTGGCCGCTGCTGCCGGCGATCTCGCTGCCGCCGCTGGGCGGCGGACCGCTGGACCGGCCGGAGATCCTGGTGCTGCCGGTGGTCGCGCTGACGCTGTTCGGCGCGGCGTGGGCGAGCCGGATCGTGCGGGCGACTGTCATCGACGCGGACGCGATGCCCCACGTCGAGGCGGCCCGGCTGGCCGGGCTGCCCGAGCGGGTGGTCGTGGCGCGGCACCTGCTGCCCGCGGCGGCGCCGCCGTGCGCGCAGACGTTCGCGTGGCTGCTGTCCGGGCTGTTCGGCGGCACCACGGTGGTCGAGGTGGTGTTCAACTACCCGGGCCTGTCGCAGACGCTCGTGGCGGCGGTCCGCAACCACGACACCGCCGTCCTGGAGGGGGTCGGGCTGCTCCTCGCCGCGATCATCCTCGTCTCGTTCATCGTGGCCGACCTGCTCGTCCTCGCGGTCGACCCCCGGCTGCGGGTGGCCGCCCGATGA
- a CDS encoding ABC transporter substrate-binding protein gives MSPTPYDSPFNRRALLRMGLVAGAAVAGVPLLSACGDDDEQPSPAAAGGGSLAVLKVGAPNAVTDAEAGNPLLTSIGATLIVMRHVYDSLMVLDNGEYKYQLAESVQPNADGSVWTINLRSGVTFHDGKPVTAADVVHSIRTLGAKPSNRASVYANVDLAKVTAVNDRTVTVPLLTPRGDFKEAVLVVFSPVFPAGMTEFSKPIGSGPYRLAERNGTTTRLVANEQYWGGKPSVAELQIVGILDAGARLSALKAGQVDYAVSISSTGAKTEAASSELTVVRGGPANANALSFAMNQKLAPFDDVRVRQAVRLAVDRQALVDNALLGLGSTADDVVGKSLPGYADLPARARDLEQAKRLFAEAGITKLTLRTGEIVPGMLNASRLMAQQLKEAGVELTLQEISPDAYYADLMTLATHPFQAFYYVNRPAAVHLSAVTHGKAPFNVTGTSAAYQARLAKAQATVDDSARAEAFKALQEEFYKEGGDLLWGFQEQLDAARKGISGVRTMQSVQLFDRATGPA, from the coding sequence ATGTCGCCCACCCCTTACGACTCGCCCTTCAATCGCCGCGCGCTGCTCCGGATGGGGCTCGTCGCGGGCGCCGCAGTGGCCGGCGTGCCGCTGCTGTCGGCCTGCGGCGACGACGACGAGCAGCCGTCGCCGGCGGCGGCCGGCGGGGGGTCGCTGGCGGTGCTGAAGGTGGGCGCGCCGAACGCGGTCACCGACGCCGAAGCCGGCAACCCGCTGCTGACCAGCATCGGCGCGACCCTCATCGTCATGCGGCACGTGTACGACTCGCTGATGGTGCTCGACAACGGCGAGTACAAGTACCAGCTCGCCGAGTCGGTGCAGCCGAACGCCGACGGCAGCGTGTGGACGATCAACCTGCGCTCCGGGGTGACGTTCCACGACGGCAAGCCGGTCACCGCGGCCGACGTGGTGCACAGCATCCGTACGCTCGGCGCCAAGCCCAGCAACCGGGCCTCCGTCTACGCCAACGTCGACCTCGCCAAGGTGACAGCCGTCAACGACCGCACCGTCACCGTCCCGCTGCTGACCCCCCGCGGTGACTTCAAGGAAGCCGTCCTCGTCGTCTTCTCGCCGGTCTTCCCGGCCGGCATGACCGAGTTCAGCAAGCCGATCGGCTCGGGCCCGTACCGGCTGGCCGAGCGCAACGGCACCACGACCCGGCTGGTCGCCAACGAGCAGTACTGGGGTGGCAAGCCGAGCGTCGCCGAACTCCAGATCGTCGGCATCCTCGACGCCGGCGCCCGGCTGTCGGCGCTGAAGGCGGGACAGGTCGACTACGCCGTCAGCATCAGCTCCACCGGCGCGAAGACCGAGGCGGCGAGCAGCGAGCTCACCGTCGTACGCGGTGGTCCGGCGAACGCCAACGCGCTGTCGTTCGCGATGAACCAGAAGCTCGCGCCGTTCGACGACGTCCGGGTCCGCCAGGCGGTCCGGCTCGCCGTGGACCGGCAGGCGCTCGTCGACAACGCGCTGCTCGGGCTCGGCTCGACGGCCGACGACGTGGTCGGCAAGAGCCTGCCCGGCTACGCCGACCTGCCGGCGCGCGCCCGTGACCTGGAGCAGGCGAAGCGGCTGTTCGCCGAGGCCGGGATCACGAAGCTGACGCTGCGGACCGGCGAGATCGTCCCCGGCATGCTCAACGCCAGCCGGCTGATGGCCCAGCAGCTCAAGGAGGCGGGCGTCGAGCTGACCCTCCAGGAGATCTCGCCCGACGCCTACTACGCCGACCTCATGACGCTGGCCACGCACCCGTTCCAGGCGTTCTACTACGTCAACCGGCCAGCCGCCGTGCACCTGTCGGCGGTGACCCACGGCAAGGCGCCGTTCAACGTCACCGGCACGTCGGCGGCCTACCAGGCGCGGCTGGCCAAGGCCCAGGCGACTGTCGACGACAGCGCCCGCGCCGAGGCGTTCAAGGCGTTGCAGGAGGAGTTCTACAAGGAGGGCGGCGACCTGCTGTGGGGCTTCCAGGAGCAGTTGGACGCCGCCCGTAAGGGGATCAGCGGGGTCCGCACGATGCAGTCGGTCCAGCTGTTCGACCGGGCGACCGGGCCGGCGTGA
- a CDS encoding NAD(P)/FAD-dependent oxidoreductase, which translates to MYDVVVVGARCAGAPTAMLLARQGHRVLLLDRSAFPADKLSTLYIQQPGVARLARWGLLDALRATGCPPLDHVVYELGDVRVEGCCSGIDGIRAAYAPRRSILDPLLAGAAVDAGAEFRDDCRVTGLLWEDDRVVGVRTDRGDERAALVVGADGMRSTVAGLTGAPTTTSHPPLTCAYYAFWDGPKTHFEMYEGDTGWVSAVPTNDGAVLIAAYYPQQRFDEVRHDARAAYLDNVRTNAPRLYEQMERGRQIGGVHGTGDQQNFFRRAHGPGWALVGDAGHHKDSLTARGISDAFMQADLLAESVGEHLADRTRLDAALADYDREREQRLMENYQATLLVAQAEARDKRRALLRAVGSSPELTTRYFDAVAGIVPLRELYTPELMALMSAPTAP; encoded by the coding sequence ATGTACGACGTCGTCGTCGTCGGGGCCCGCTGCGCGGGCGCGCCGACCGCCATGCTCCTGGCCCGCCAGGGCCATCGGGTGCTGCTGCTGGACCGCAGCGCCTTCCCGGCCGACAAGCTCTCCACGCTGTACATCCAGCAGCCGGGCGTCGCGCGGCTGGCCCGCTGGGGTCTGCTGGACGCGCTTCGGGCCACCGGCTGCCCGCCGCTGGACCACGTCGTCTACGAGCTGGGTGACGTGCGCGTCGAGGGCTGCTGCAGCGGCATCGACGGCATCCGCGCGGCGTACGCGCCCCGCCGCTCGATCCTGGACCCGCTGCTGGCCGGCGCCGCTGTCGACGCCGGCGCCGAGTTCCGCGACGACTGCCGGGTCACCGGCCTGCTGTGGGAGGACGACCGGGTCGTCGGTGTGCGCACCGACCGCGGCGACGAGCGGGCCGCGCTGGTCGTCGGCGCCGACGGGATGCGCTCCACCGTCGCCGGGCTCACCGGCGCGCCCACGACGACGTCCCACCCGCCGCTGACTTGCGCGTACTACGCGTTCTGGGACGGGCCGAAGACACACTTCGAGATGTACGAGGGCGACACCGGCTGGGTGTCAGCGGTGCCGACGAACGACGGCGCGGTGCTCATCGCCGCCTACTACCCGCAGCAGCGCTTCGACGAGGTCCGGCACGACGCGCGCGCGGCCTACCTCGACAACGTGCGGACCAACGCGCCGCGGCTGTACGAGCAGATGGAGCGCGGCCGGCAGATCGGCGGCGTGCACGGCACGGGTGACCAGCAGAACTTCTTCCGCCGCGCGCACGGCCCGGGCTGGGCGCTCGTCGGCGACGCCGGCCACCACAAGGACTCGCTGACCGCCCGCGGCATCTCCGACGCGTTCATGCAGGCCGACCTGCTCGCCGAGTCGGTGGGCGAGCACCTGGCCGACCGGACACGGCTCGACGCCGCGCTGGCCGACTACGACCGGGAACGCGAGCAGCGGCTGATGGAGAACTACCAGGCGACCCTGCTGGTGGCCCAGGCCGAGGCCCGGGACAAGCGCCGCGCGCTGCTGCGCGCCGTCGGCAGCAGCCCCGAACTGACCACCCGCTACTTCGACGCGGTGGCCGGGATCGTGCCGCTGCGGGAGCTGTACACACCGGAACTGATGGCGCTGATGTCCGCCCCGACGGCCCCCTGA
- a CDS encoding beta-ketoacyl synthase N-terminal-like domain-containing protein, whose amino-acid sequence MSTVAVTGTGIVCAIGADVPSFTTALRAGRSGVVGTADGLAAPITGWSFDDAVAGVPEPLRRRAVRAAARAPQPVRAAVAAALQAWTGAGLPGARIPGDRVGIVVAGHNLTARYTHELYRTWQDRPAYLPARFALHVQDTDHVGTLSEVLSATGEGFTVGGASASGNVGIVHAARLVAAGAVDCCVLVGAVTELTPMHHRGFAVLGALAEPGGDPAAACRPFDHDRRGFVPGEAAAALVLEHPAAAARRGAAVLATVAGYALGLDANRLADPDSAGQARVIRAALAAAGLAPHEVDYVNAHATGSRLGDETELAALHDVLGAAAGRPWVNATKALTGHCLGSAGVVEAVATVAQLTGGFVHPNPNLARPIDARIRFAGAGPEPARLRYALSTGFGFGGINTAVVLARTADGG is encoded by the coding sequence GTGAGCACGGTCGCGGTGACCGGCACCGGGATCGTCTGCGCGATCGGTGCGGACGTCCCGTCGTTCACCACGGCGCTGCGGGCGGGCCGCAGCGGTGTCGTCGGCACCGCTGACGGCCTGGCCGCGCCGATCACCGGGTGGTCGTTCGACGACGCGGTGGCCGGCGTGCCCGAGCCGCTGCGCCGCCGGGCGGTCCGGGCCGCGGCGCGCGCGCCGCAGCCGGTGCGGGCCGCCGTCGCGGCGGCGCTCCAGGCGTGGACCGGGGCCGGCCTGCCCGGCGCCCGGATCCCCGGCGACCGGGTCGGGATCGTGGTGGCCGGGCACAACCTGACCGCGCGGTACACGCACGAGCTGTACCGGACCTGGCAGGATCGGCCGGCGTACCTGCCGGCGCGGTTCGCCCTGCACGTCCAGGACACCGACCACGTCGGGACGCTCAGCGAGGTGCTGTCCGCCACCGGCGAGGGTTTCACCGTCGGCGGGGCCTCGGCCAGCGGCAACGTCGGCATCGTGCACGCCGCCCGGCTGGTCGCCGCCGGCGCGGTGGACTGCTGCGTCCTGGTCGGCGCGGTCACCGAGCTGACACCGATGCACCACCGGGGTTTCGCGGTGCTCGGCGCGCTCGCCGAGCCGGGTGGCGACCCGGCCGCCGCCTGCCGGCCGTTCGACCACGACCGGCGCGGCTTCGTCCCCGGCGAGGCCGCCGCGGCGCTGGTGCTGGAACACCCGGCCGCCGCGGCCCGGCGCGGCGCGGCGGTCCTGGCGACGGTGGCCGGGTACGCCCTCGGCCTGGACGCCAACCGGCTCGCCGACCCCGACTCGGCCGGGCAGGCCCGCGTGATCCGGGCCGCCCTGGCCGCCGCGGGGCTGGCCCCGCACGAGGTGGACTACGTCAACGCCCACGCCACCGGTTCCCGGCTGGGCGACGAGACGGAACTCGCGGCGCTGCACGACGTGCTCGGCGCCGCCGCCGGCCGGCCGTGGGTGAACGCCACCAAGGCGCTGACCGGTCACTGCCTCGGCTCGGCCGGGGTGGTCGAGGCCGTCGCCACCGTCGCGCAGCTCACCGGCGGCTTCGTGCACCCCAACCCGAACCTGGCCCGACCGATCGATGCCCGGATCCGGTTCGCCGGCGCCGGGCCCGAGCCCGCCCGGCTGCGGTACGCGCTGTCCACCGGCTTCGGCTTCGGGGGCATCAACACGGCCGTGGTCCTCGCCCGTACCGCCGATGGAGGTTGA
- a CDS encoding phosphopantetheine-binding protein: MTVFEVVKASLVEVVPDVDPASVTAGRTLSDLGCTSIDRAEVVTLAMERLGIVVPISEFRDVNDLDRIVELLRTHM, translated from the coding sequence ATGACCGTCTTCGAGGTCGTGAAGGCGAGCCTCGTCGAGGTCGTCCCGGACGTCGACCCGGCGAGCGTCACCGCCGGGCGCACGCTGAGCGACCTCGGCTGCACGAGCATCGACCGGGCCGAGGTCGTGACGCTGGCCATGGAGCGGCTCGGCATCGTGGTGCCGATCTCCGAGTTCCGCGACGTCAACGACCTCGACCGGATCGTCGAGCTGCTGCGGACGCACATGTGA
- a CDS encoding chlorinating enzyme, protein MEDDYTLTDEELADFHRNGYFGPFPVYEVEEMQRRWRRERLRLLDRSHAVYQDEAALSGNTNISNYDRHLDNEFLADHICHPRIVDRVVSVLGPDVQCWRSEFFPKYPGDEGTDWHQADTFANASGKPQILWPGDAKDFGGTITVWTAFTEANEETGCLQFIPGTHRTMYYDETKRMHYDPASINSTDKDGVRRGFFGYDYRELQIDPDWKPDESKAVSMVMRPGEAIMFWSTLMHASLPHAGRTEEMRLGFAGRYVPVSVDVYPDTDVIEEYGGAVSLDRWGSVLVAGHNGNPHNRMATETTRGHRFTRRDRSGARVSPA, encoded by the coding sequence ATGGAGGACGACTACACGCTCACCGACGAGGAGCTGGCCGACTTCCACCGCAACGGGTACTTTGGCCCGTTCCCGGTGTACGAGGTCGAGGAGATGCAGCGGCGGTGGCGGCGGGAACGGCTGCGCCTGCTGGACCGCTCGCACGCGGTCTACCAGGACGAGGCCGCGCTCTCCGGGAACACCAACATCTCCAACTACGACCGGCACCTGGACAACGAGTTCCTGGCCGACCACATCTGCCACCCGCGGATCGTCGACCGCGTCGTCAGCGTGCTCGGCCCGGACGTGCAGTGCTGGCGGTCGGAGTTCTTCCCCAAGTACCCGGGCGACGAGGGCACCGACTGGCACCAGGCCGACACGTTCGCCAACGCCTCCGGCAAGCCGCAGATCCTCTGGCCCGGCGACGCGAAGGACTTCGGCGGCACGATCACCGTCTGGACGGCCTTCACCGAGGCCAACGAGGAGACCGGGTGCCTCCAGTTCATCCCGGGCACCCACCGGACGATGTACTACGACGAGACCAAGCGCATGCACTACGACCCGGCCTCCATCAACAGCACCGACAAGGACGGCGTACGCCGCGGGTTCTTCGGCTACGACTACCGCGAGCTGCAGATCGACCCGGACTGGAAGCCCGACGAGTCCAAGGCGGTGTCGATGGTGATGCGGCCCGGCGAGGCGATCATGTTCTGGTCGACGCTGATGCACGCGTCGCTGCCGCACGCGGGACGCACCGAGGAGATGCGGCTCGGCTTCGCCGGCCGGTACGTGCCGGTGTCGGTGGACGTCTACCCGGACACCGACGTCATCGAGGAGTACGGCGGCGCCGTGTCGCTGGACCGCTGGGGCTCGGTGCTCGTCGCGGGACACAACGGCAACCCGCACAACCGGATGGCGACCGAGACCACGCGCGGCCACCGGTTCACCCGGCGGGACCGCTCCGGGGCGCGGGTGTCACCGGCATGA